The following proteins are encoded in a genomic region of Maylandia zebra isolate NMK-2024a linkage group LG1, Mzebra_GT3a, whole genome shotgun sequence:
- the LOC106675235 gene encoding deoxyribonuclease-2-alpha-like isoform X3, with amino-acid sequence MEVLWMIVLTVGLLGSHCEGAISCKNEDDEDVDWFILYKVKNGFNYVYTDSTNQNLRKTNKDVNNQAGVLANTLKPYFEKDKQSSDFGFIAYNDQPPTSNSVSSTHGHSKGVVMIDEDNVVWLLHSTPRFPFSHESNNFYPKNGERNAQIFMCVTLKSTESEEIAQHLKDIKAYKFEEHNPVKLTDSSPVPRARPYNKDLRSAGNSQFKRFVKQTSATRDPKAGDLYVTIADTLNTNLYIQTWRSDPNKADKHPPSVTGKGKELVTIMSVDTAAGSPLDDCPHCWSAWLTL; translated from the exons ATG GAAGTCCTTTGGATGATTGTCCTCACTGTTGGTCTGCTTGGCTCACATTGTGAGGGCGCTATATCCTGTAAAAatgaagatgatgaagatgTAGACTG GTTtattttgtacaaggtgaaaaACGGGTTTAACTATGTTTACACTGATTCAACCAACCAGAACCTTAGAAAGACTAACAAGGATGTCAACAACCAAGCTGGTGTCCTGGCAAATACCCTGAAGCCCTACTTTGAAAAA GATAAGCAGTCATCAGATTTTGGATTCATTGCATACAATGACCAACCACCAACATCAAATAGTGTAAGTTCCACCCATGGCCACAGCAAAG GAGTTGTGATGATAGATGAGGACAATGTAGTCTGGCTTTTACACAGCACACCAAGATTCCCCTTTTCTCATGAAAGCAATAATTTCTATCCTAAAAATGGGGAACGTAATGCACAGATATTTATGTGTGTAACACTGAAATCTACAGAGTCTGAAGAAATAG ctCAACATCTTAAAGATATCAAAGCTTATAAATTTGAAGAACACAATCCTGTAAAACTCACAGATTCTTCCCCCGTACCACGAGCGCGGCCCTATAACAAAGACTTGCGGTCAGCTGGTAATTCGCAGTTTAAACGCTTTGTTAAACAAACCTCAGCCACCAGGGATCCTAAAG CCGGAGATCTTTATGTCACCATTGCTGACACACTAAATACCAATTTATACATCCAGACCTGGCGCAGCGACCCTAATAAAGCTGATAAACATCCAccttctgtaactggaaaaggCAAAGAACTAGTCACCATCATGTCAGTAGACACTGCCGCAG GAAGTCCTTTGGATGATTGTCCTCACTGTTGGTCTGCTTGGCTCACATTGTGA
- the LOC106675235 gene encoding deoxyribonuclease-2-alpha-like isoform X1: protein MEVLWMIVLTVGLLGSHCEGAISCKNEDDEDVDWFILYKVKNGFNYVYTDSTNQNLRKTNKDVNNQAGVLANTLKPYFEKDKQSSDFGFIAYNDQPPTSNSVSSTHGHSKGVVMIDEDNVVWLLHSTPRFPFSHESNNFYPKNGERNAQIFMCVTLKSTESEEIAQHLKDIKAYKFEEHNPVKLTDSSPVPRARPYNKDLRSAGNSQFKRFVKQTSATRDPKAGDLYVTIADTLNTNLYIQTWRSDPNKADKHPPSVTGKGKELVTIMSVDTAAGKWNHGCDHSKWCVSETQDWMCVGDSNREPSQFERPGGALCINSKPVAEKFREIKKLSVKTLQPVIVG, encoded by the exons ATG GAAGTCCTTTGGATGATTGTCCTCACTGTTGGTCTGCTTGGCTCACATTGTGAGGGCGCTATATCCTGTAAAAatgaagatgatgaagatgTAGACTG GTTtattttgtacaaggtgaaaaACGGGTTTAACTATGTTTACACTGATTCAACCAACCAGAACCTTAGAAAGACTAACAAGGATGTCAACAACCAAGCTGGTGTCCTGGCAAATACCCTGAAGCCCTACTTTGAAAAA GATAAGCAGTCATCAGATTTTGGATTCATTGCATACAATGACCAACCACCAACATCAAATAGTGTAAGTTCCACCCATGGCCACAGCAAAG GAGTTGTGATGATAGATGAGGACAATGTAGTCTGGCTTTTACACAGCACACCAAGATTCCCCTTTTCTCATGAAAGCAATAATTTCTATCCTAAAAATGGGGAACGTAATGCACAGATATTTATGTGTGTAACACTGAAATCTACAGAGTCTGAAGAAATAG ctCAACATCTTAAAGATATCAAAGCTTATAAATTTGAAGAACACAATCCTGTAAAACTCACAGATTCTTCCCCCGTACCACGAGCGCGGCCCTATAACAAAGACTTGCGGTCAGCTGGTAATTCGCAGTTTAAACGCTTTGTTAAACAAACCTCAGCCACCAGGGATCCTAAAG CCGGAGATCTTTATGTCACCATTGCTGACACACTAAATACCAATTTATACATCCAGACCTGGCGCAGCGACCCTAATAAAGCTGATAAACATCCAccttctgtaactggaaaaggCAAAGAACTAGTCACCATCATGTCAGTAGACACTGCCGCAGGTAAATGGAATCATGGATGTGATCATTCCAAATGGTGTGTTTCTGAAACTCAAGACTGGATGTGTGTTGGTGACTCAAACAGAGAACCATCACAGTTCGAAAGGCCTGGTGGTGCACTGTGCATTAATAGCAAACCTGTGGCAGAAAAATTTAGGGAAATTAAAAAACTTTCTGTAAAGACACTGCAGCCTGTAATAGTGGGCtaa
- the LOC106675235 gene encoding deoxyribonuclease-2-alpha-like isoform X2 — protein MIVLTVGLLGSHCEGAISCKNEDDEDVDWFILYKVKNGFNYVYTDSTNQNLRKTNKDVNNQAGVLANTLKPYFEKDTQSSDFGFIAYNDQPPTSNSVSSTHGHSKGVVMIDEDNVVWLLHSTPRFPFSHESNNFYPKNGERNAQIFMCVTLKSTESAEIAQHLKDINAYKFEEHNPVKLTDSSTAPRARPYNKDLRSAGNSLFKRFVKQTSATRDPKAGDLYVTIADTLNTNLYIQTWRSNPNKADKHPPSVTGKGKELVTIMSVDTAAGKWNHGCDHSKWCVSETQDWMCVGDSNREPSQFERPGGALCINSKPVAEKFREIKKLSVKTLQPVIVG, from the exons ATGATTGTCCTCACTGTTGGTCTGCTTGGCTCACATTGTGAGGGCGCTATATCCTGTAAAAatgaagatgatgaagatgTAGACTG GTTtattttgtacaaggtgaaaaACGGGTTTAACTATGTTTACACTGATTCAACCAACCAGAACCTTAGAAAGACTAACAAGGATGTCAACAACCAAGCTGGTGTCCTGGCAAATACCCTGAAGCCCTACTTTGAAAAA GATACGCAGTCATCAGATTTTGGATTCATTGCATACAATGACCAACCACCAACATCAAATAGTGTAAGTTCCACCCATGGCCACAGCAAAG GAGTTGTGATGATAGATGAGGACAATGTAGTCTGGCTTTTACACAGCACACCAAGATTCCCCTTTTCTCATGAAAGCAATAATTTCTATCCTAAAAATGGGGAACGTAATGCACAGATATTTATGTGTGTAACACTGAAATCTACAGAGTCTGCAGAAATAG ctCAACATCTTAAAGATATCAATGCTTATAAATTTGAAGAACACAATCCTGTAAAACTCACAGATTCTTCCACCGCACCACGAGCGCGGCCCTATAACAAAGACTTGCGGTCAGCTGGTAATTCGCTGTTTAAACGCTTTGTTAAACAAACCTCAGCCACCAGGGATCCTAAAG CCGGAGATCTTTATGTCACCATTGCTGACACACTAAATACCAATTTATACATCCAGACCTGGCGCAGCAACCCTAATAAAGCTGATAAACATCCAccttctgtaactggaaaaggCAAAGAACTAGTCACCATCATGTCAGTAGACACTGCCGCAGGTAAATGGAATCATGGATGTGATCATTCCAAATGGTGTGTTTCTGAAACTCAAGACTGGATGTGTGTTGGTGACTCAAACAGAGAACCATCACAGTTCGAAAGGCCTGGTGGTGCACTGTGCATTAATAGCAAACCTGTGGCAGAAAAATTTAGGGAAATTAAAAAACTTTCTGTAAAGACACTGCAGCCTGTAATAGTGGGCtaa
- the LOC112435009 gene encoding deoxyribonuclease-2-alpha isoform X3, with product MIVLTVGLLGSHCEGAISCKNEDDEDVDWFILYKVKNGFNYVYTDSTNQNLRKTNKHVNNQAGVLANTLKPYFEKDTQSSDFGFIAYNDQPPNENSVSSTHGHSKGVVMIDEDNVVWLLHSTPRFPFSHESNNFYPKNGERNAQIFMCVTLKSTESAEIAQHLKDIKAYKFEEHNPVKLTDSSPVPRARPYNKDLRSAGNSLFKRFVKQTSATRDPKVGDLYVTIADTLNTNLYIQTWRSNPGEPSVTGKNKLVTIMSVDTAAGKWNHGCDHSKWCVSETQDWMCVGDSNREPSQFERPGGALCINSKRVAEAFREIKKLEKIKAGATAGVTDSVCQ from the exons ATGATTGTCCTCACTGTTGGTCTGCTTGGCTCACATTGTGAGGGCGCTATATCCTGTAAAAatgaagatgatgaagatgTAGACTG GTTtattttgtacaaggtgaaaaACGGGTTTAACTATGTTTACACTGATTCAACCAACCAGAACCTTAGAAAGACTAACAAGCATGTCAACAACCAAGCTGGTGTCCTGGCAAATACCCTGAAGCCCTACTTTGAAAAA GATACGCAGTCATCAGATTTTGGATTCATTGCATACAATGACCAACCACCAAATGAAAATAGTGTAAGTTCCACCCATGGCCACAGCAAAG GAGTTGTGATGATAGATGAGGACAATGTAGTCTGGCTTTTACACAGCACACCAAGATTCCCCTTTTCTCATGAAAGCAATAATTTCTATCCTAAAAATGGGGAACGTAATGCACAGATATTTATGTGTGTAACACTGAAATCTACAGAGTCTGCAGAAATAG ctCAACATCTTAAAGATATCAAAGCTTATAAATTTGAAGAACACAATCCTGTAAAACTCACAGATTCTTCCCCCGTACCACGAGCGCGGCCCTATAACAAAGACTTGCGGTCAGCTGGTAATTCGCTGTTTAAACGCTTTGTTAAACAAACCTCAGCCACCAGGGATCCTAAAG TCGGAGATCTTTATGTCACCATTGCTGACACACTAAATACCAATTTATACATCCAGACCTGGCGCAGCAACCCTGGAGAGccttctgtaactggaaaaaacaaactagTCACCATCATGTCAGTAGACACTGCCGCAGGTAAATGGAATCATGGATGTGATCATTCCAAATGGTGTGTTTCTGAAACTCAAGACTGGATGTGTGTTGGTGACTCAAACAGAGAACCATCACAGTTCGAAAGGCCTGGTGGTGCACTGTGCATTAATAGCAAACGTGTGGCAGAAGCATTTAGGGAAATTAAAAAACTTGAAAAGATTAAAGCCGGTGCCACAGCCGGTGTCACTGACAGTGTCTGTCAGTGA
- the LOC112435009 gene encoding deoxyribonuclease-2-alpha isoform X4, which produces MIVLTVGLLGSHCEGAISCKNEDDEDVDWFILYKVKNGFNYVYTDSTNQNLRKTNKHVNNQAGVLANTLKPYFEKDTQSSDFGFIAYNDQPPNENSVSSTHGHSKGVVMIDEDNVVWLLHSTPRFPFSHESNNFYPKNGERNAQIFMCVTLKSTESAEIAQHLKDIKAYKFEEHNPVKLTDSSPVPRARPYNKDLRSAGNSLFKRFVKQTSATRDPKVGDLYVTIADTLNTNLYIQTWRSNPGEPSVTGKNKLVTIMSVDTAAVLQRPGNELIT; this is translated from the exons ATGATTGTCCTCACTGTTGGTCTGCTTGGCTCACATTGTGAGGGCGCTATATCCTGTAAAAatgaagatgatgaagatgTAGACTG GTTtattttgtacaaggtgaaaaACGGGTTTAACTATGTTTACACTGATTCAACCAACCAGAACCTTAGAAAGACTAACAAGCATGTCAACAACCAAGCTGGTGTCCTGGCAAATACCCTGAAGCCCTACTTTGAAAAA GATACGCAGTCATCAGATTTTGGATTCATTGCATACAATGACCAACCACCAAATGAAAATAGTGTAAGTTCCACCCATGGCCACAGCAAAG GAGTTGTGATGATAGATGAGGACAATGTAGTCTGGCTTTTACACAGCACACCAAGATTCCCCTTTTCTCATGAAAGCAATAATTTCTATCCTAAAAATGGGGAACGTAATGCACAGATATTTATGTGTGTAACACTGAAATCTACAGAGTCTGCAGAAATAG ctCAACATCTTAAAGATATCAAAGCTTATAAATTTGAAGAACACAATCCTGTAAAACTCACAGATTCTTCCCCCGTACCACGAGCGCGGCCCTATAACAAAGACTTGCGGTCAGCTGGTAATTCGCTGTTTAAACGCTTTGTTAAACAAACCTCAGCCACCAGGGATCCTAAAG TCGGAGATCTTTATGTCACCATTGCTGACACACTAAATACCAATTTATACATCCAGACCTGGCGCAGCAACCCTGGAGAGccttctgtaactggaaaaaacaaactagTCACCATCATGTCAGTAGACACTGCCGCAG ttctccagaggcctgggaatgaACTAATCACTTGA
- the LOC112435009 gene encoding deoxyribonuclease-2-alpha isoform X2 yields the protein MEVLWMIVLTVGLLGSHCEGAISCKNEDDKDVDWFILYKVKNGFNYVYTDSTNQNLRKNNKHVNNQAGVLANTLKPYFEKDTQSSEFGFIAYNDQPPTSNSVSSTHGHSKGFVMIDKENVVWLLHSTPNFPSCRESNKFYPNSGKCNAQIFMCVTLNSTESAEIAQHLKDINAYKFEEHNADNLTDSSTAPRARPYNKDLRSAGNSLFKRFVKQTSATRDPKVGDLYVTIADTLNTNLYIQTWRSDRGEPFVTRKGKELVTIMSVDTAAGKWDHGSDHSKWCVSETQDWMCVGDSNREPSQFERPGGALCIKSQPVAEKFREIKKLVKIDTAGATAGATAGDIDCGTESDTGPPPKKPKVHG from the exons ATG GAAGTCCTTTGGATGATTGTCCTCACTGTTGGTCTGCTTGGCTCACATTGTGAGGGCGCTATATCCTGTAAAAATGAAGATGATAAAGATGTAGACTG GTTtattttgtacaaggtgaaaaACGGGTTTAACTATGTTTACACTGATTCAACCAACCAGAACCTTAGAAAGAATAACAAGCATGTCAACAACCAAGCTGGTGTCCTGGCAAATACCCTGAAGCCCTACTTTGAAAAA GATACGCAGTCATCAGAGTTTGGATTCATTGCATACAATGACCAACCACCAACATCAAATAGTGTAAGTTCCACCCATGGCCACAGCAAAG GATTTGTGATGATAGATAAGGAAAATGTAGTCTGGCTTTTACACAGCACACCAAATTTCCCCTCATGTCGTGAAAGCAATAAGTTCTATCCTAACAGTGGGAAATGTAATGCACAGATATTTATGTGTGTAACACTGAACTCTACAGAGTCTGCAGAAATAG ctCAACATCTTAAAGATATCAATGCTTATAAATTTGAAGAACACAATGCTGACAATCTCACAGATTCTTCCACCGCACCACGAGCGCGGCCCTATAACAAAGACTTGCGGTCAGCTGGTAATTCGCTGTTTAAACGCTTTGTTAAACAAACCTCAGCCACCAGGGATCCTAAAG TCGGAGATCTTTATGTCACCATTGCTGACACACTAAATACCAATTTATACATCCAGACCTGGCGCAGCGACCGTGGAGAGCCTTTTGTAACTAGAAAAGGCAAAGAACTAGTCACCATCATGTCAGTAGACACTGCCGCAGGTAAATGGGATCATGGAAGTGATCATTCCAAATGGTGTGTTTCTGAAACTCAAGACTGGATGTGTGTTGGTGACTCAAACAGAGAACCATCACAGTTCGAAAGGCCTGGTGGTGCACTGTGCATTAAAAGCCAACCTGTGGCAGAAAAATTTAGGGAAATTAAAAAACTTGTAAAGATTGACACAGCCGGTGCCACAGCCGGTGCCACAGCCGGTGACATTGACTGTGGCACTGAGAGTGACACTGGTCCACCCCCTAAAAAACCAAAAGTACATGGTTAA
- the LOC112435009 gene encoding deoxyribonuclease-2-alpha isoform X1, whose translation MFFQEVLWMIVLTVGLLGSHCEGAISCKNEDDKDVDWFILYKVKNGFNYVYTDSTNQNLRKNNKHVNNQAGVLANTLKPYFEKDTQSSEFGFIAYNDQPPTSNSVSSTHGHSKGFVMIDKENVVWLLHSTPNFPSCRESNKFYPNSGKCNAQIFMCVTLNSTESAEIAQHLKDINAYKFEEHNADNLTDSSTAPRARPYNKDLRSAGNSLFKRFVKQTSATRDPKVGDLYVTIADTLNTNLYIQTWRSDRGEPFVTRKGKELVTIMSVDTAAGKWDHGSDHSKWCVSETQDWMCVGDSNREPSQFERPGGALCIKSQPVAEKFREIKKLVKIDTAGATAGATAGDIDCGTESDTGPPPKKPKVHG comes from the exons atgttcttTCAGGAAGTCCTTTGGATGATTGTCCTCACTGTTGGTCTGCTTGGCTCACATTGTGAGGGCGCTATATCCTGTAAAAATGAAGATGATAAAGATGTAGACTG GTTtattttgtacaaggtgaaaaACGGGTTTAACTATGTTTACACTGATTCAACCAACCAGAACCTTAGAAAGAATAACAAGCATGTCAACAACCAAGCTGGTGTCCTGGCAAATACCCTGAAGCCCTACTTTGAAAAA GATACGCAGTCATCAGAGTTTGGATTCATTGCATACAATGACCAACCACCAACATCAAATAGTGTAAGTTCCACCCATGGCCACAGCAAAG GATTTGTGATGATAGATAAGGAAAATGTAGTCTGGCTTTTACACAGCACACCAAATTTCCCCTCATGTCGTGAAAGCAATAAGTTCTATCCTAACAGTGGGAAATGTAATGCACAGATATTTATGTGTGTAACACTGAACTCTACAGAGTCTGCAGAAATAG ctCAACATCTTAAAGATATCAATGCTTATAAATTTGAAGAACACAATGCTGACAATCTCACAGATTCTTCCACCGCACCACGAGCGCGGCCCTATAACAAAGACTTGCGGTCAGCTGGTAATTCGCTGTTTAAACGCTTTGTTAAACAAACCTCAGCCACCAGGGATCCTAAAG TCGGAGATCTTTATGTCACCATTGCTGACACACTAAATACCAATTTATACATCCAGACCTGGCGCAGCGACCGTGGAGAGCCTTTTGTAACTAGAAAAGGCAAAGAACTAGTCACCATCATGTCAGTAGACACTGCCGCAGGTAAATGGGATCATGGAAGTGATCATTCCAAATGGTGTGTTTCTGAAACTCAAGACTGGATGTGTGTTGGTGACTCAAACAGAGAACCATCACAGTTCGAAAGGCCTGGTGGTGCACTGTGCATTAAAAGCCAACCTGTGGCAGAAAAATTTAGGGAAATTAAAAAACTTGTAAAGATTGACACAGCCGGTGCCACAGCCGGTGCCACAGCCGGTGACATTGACTGTGGCACTGAGAGTGACACTGGTCCACCCCCTAAAAAACCAAAAGTACATGGTTAA